AGAACACAACACAGGAgattgatagatggatggatatggatatctagatagatagacagacagatcgATAGTGCGATATAATTAaattcagacacacacaaaaaactacaTTAGTAATAAAACAGTGACTTAAACAtcaaattacttttgaaataaattaattaaactacaaataaaaacacattagcttaaattaatgaatagaaacaagaaataaaatgtgaaaattaaatcaattacaaataatattaaatgtggTAAATTAAGTAGCTGGGTTAAGGAGAAATAAAGGTAAAATAATAActgcattacatttttaatgaaacaCCACAGttgaagtacaaataaaatattaaattatattgataaaataataatgcctAACTAAATCACATTGtaagtaaaataattaaatacaaataaaatagattaaatTAAAGCgctgataaaataaatatattaggATTTAGAAACAATTGCAATAATTTTggaagatttattacaaataaaagatattaaattaaatagatGGATAAAATGATtagatgacatttttaaaaaattacaaaaataattacatgaaTTTTCTTaatgaaattgaaaattatATTGAATAGAAAACGAAAGGTAAGTACAATGGCTACAAAGATGGGTGAAAAGTGAAAATTCAGCACAATTAGTGTAACTACTCTGCTTATTTGGATTTTCTATTAAGTAAATCCATAACtcatcaaaaatataaaatagtgcCAATTTTTACTCACATTCTGAGTTACATTTATCAGATAGAGTGCTGCTTATATGAAAAAAAGCGATATTTCTAATGAAGTTAAAGTGTATGTGTGCCATCATGGTGCAGGCTCACCTTCATGTTATCAGGCACCAGGATCTTGCGTGCCTTCTTCACCATGGGCTGCGGCTTGAGCTCCTCTTCGCTGAAGGTCTGCCTGGGGTCAAAGTTCTGCTGGCCGGGGCCATTGGACAAAACGATGTCCGATGGATCCATGTCGAAAATTCCCACCACGTCCGGCCCACTGCCCGTGGGCGTCAGCAAGGGTGGGCACGAGGACGACGACGGTGAGGAGGACAAGGAGGATGGCGACTCGCAGGAGTCGTTCATACTCGTCTGGCTCCCTGTGATTTTAAGAGAGGAGACGTCAATTCTGTTTACATTCACTAATGAAGACATTATAATCAACCAATTGCACTTAATGGGTCCGaaaattgttatttgttttccGACTATTATATATGGCAGTGACTTACAGCGACAGGCAGAACAAGTAAATGTTGATCCACTAAatagcagaaggtacaattcgCCCGTGTATTCTAATTTAGGTTATATCCacttttttgtggcatttttgtttggtggtgtcccgtgagattttgtaatataaaatatgttacTTTTCTAAATGAAGGTTGTGAAAACACATGCagtattacataaaaaaaaaaaaaaggccaccaGGGGGGAATAGAGAGCTACTTTTATATGTCATGAATGTCATTCCAGCTGTCTTAACTGCATGCCATCAAAACTCAACCTACAACATAAATAATCTATGACACAAAAATACTAGTAGTACTTTATCAATCAAAGCATTCTGAAGTTCTGGACGGAGACCTAACGGAGAGATCTGAACGTGGGAAATGCTACGTAACGCTCTAGCCCTCCCCTTGAAACAAGTTGAGTAAAGTGGGGCCACAGAAGGGTTATACCAGCAGGCTTTAACGTGTGATGCACCTTCAGCACACTGCAGGCAGTCACACTAACTcccatatgcacacacacatgaaggGCATTTGTTATGGATGTGGGCCGAAAATAGAGCTGGGAATCAATATTTGCTCGGCGGGCGGGGGGGTTTGCTATGCTATTGCTGTGATATGGATGGTCCAAAGCTAAGCGGCATACAGGAGAGATGATAATGCTATATGTCCATGCAATAGCAGCCAATTGCTTTGGAATTTGAGATGTAACTGTTTGAATGACAATAAAAACCAAGTCTGTGTAGTGTTTAGAAGAGGGGGGTGAAGAATCTACAGCTTGAGAGGTAAATGCAGAGTGCTAGCGTATTTTATCTGACCCATTAcacttttctaaaaaataaaaatgtagctATTCGCAAGGGATAGCAAATAGCCCTgctgcgaatagtgaaaatcttcgagtaattgatgcccaccCAAAGAAAGGTTAAcaattgccacaagatggcaccaaagcaatatttttatgtgAGACATGGCtgtggcctgagcacaaaacctGGATAGGTTCCCTCaaaagaaatctgcaaataCATGTAtgcaaatttgtgaatgccCAACCATGActatgtgggggttcactgtaaaataatgaagacacatttcaaacatttagtATGGCCGTCATAGGACTTTAAGAAAATAGAAAtggcaaaaatgttaaatatttttaaggTTTCTCCTGTTGCTAAAAGATAATTCTCCAAATCTGGCTCAATGCTGTCGATAAGCCACACAACAGTGACTGCAGAACGGCTAAAAAGACAAGCGGGGGCCTAAAAACGTCAAGGTGACaactagaggtgcaacaattaactTATTAATCAACAATGAATTGATTAAATTAAGAGACAACTATTTTATTAATCAATCATTTAGAGACATTAACTTCAAATGGTCCAAATCCTCAGGATTTCAACTTCTCAACAGTAAATCTTCACATTTCTGTCCtcaatgaaagcagactgatggattatctttgtgttgaatccAAATAagaaatttgcaaacatctgctttgaatTTAGAAAAGAATGATCAACGTTTTtcacccattttctgacatgtaaTGAATCATAATCAAATCACGTTTGTGctttaaactcgtaagtcaaggtgtCATTTTACATGTCATCGCACCAGGTGCAAACAAAACCACATTCCGCACCACGGATCTCCATCTAACAATCTCGCAATCAACCGCTCATGAGAACTTTGTTAGCCATCACTTcttaattgttttgattttattttccttctcGGCTTGCACTTGCTGGCAGGAAACACTGAGCACAGCCACCTGCTGCTGGGGGGGTTCTGCTGGAATGTGCAGGCTCTATCCCCAGACCTCCAAACTAGAACATCTTTCACAGCTGGAAGTCCAGTTCAGATTTATGCTTGAATAAGCCACTTTGCCCTTAAAGGTAAAGCGCTCTTCGATGTGTTTTCATCATTCTGTTTGACGTTAGCACAGTGGTCTCTCTCACGTATCGGAACGAGGAACTATATTCAGTAACGTGTTAAAATGGACACAGCGTGCCTTGTGATTAAGAATGAGGCAGCCTGTGATTTCTCCCAGCCACTCACAGAAATATGTGAATGTTAATAATGAAAACACATtgtatggattttaaaaattggcaaaaattaAGATGACTTTAAAGTACAGTAGTAGTCTACAAGTGTGGTATAAAAGGTTCAAAGAGAATGTGAAATATTCACTCCTTGCCCCAGCACGTACATATTCGCAAACATTATTCATTGGTGATCAGATGTCCAGTGtttccagcagcagcagcagcagcagccgtcTTCCTGTAGCCACGGCCCTCCCCCTCGTGGGCTCCTCCCCTATGTGTACCGGCCCGCCTCTAGTTCTCTCACTCCAGCGGACTCAGGCAGCCTCGGCACGTGTAGCGACGCGTGCACATGGCTGTGGCGTGTGAAGTGAGGGAAGATTTAAAGACACGCAATCATAAACACTCCACGCGCTGCTCTCGCTCTTTCTGTCTCATTTCCAGAAAGTGTTTTGACCTCCACCCCCTCCCATGCCGGTGAATATTAATAATTGGCCGGGGTTGAATGCTGATCATGTCCTTACACGGAGGAACATTGATCACATGCAAAATGCTGAAGCTGACTCATAATATTCTCGTGGTCTGTTTTCCTCGCTCGAATGCCACATATCTTGACTCCTCTGAGCTAAAGGgaccagatttgaaccctgggGGTGAATTCCGGGCCttgtttgaacccttaagtctATTTCTATGCTCTTGTGAAGCCCTGTGACAGTATCTCGGGCCTTCACTTTGATTCCACAGGACAGAAAGTGCTTTGTCACCACGGTATCTTCTTTTGTGACTACTTCACTAGCCTGTGGGAATATTACACGCATGACATAGCCTCCGCTGCATTTGCAAGTGTACTGCAGGAGCCTCAGTTTCAAGAGACAATTCTTACTAATGAGGGGCCCGTCTTCTCGAGCCTCCTCCGGTCGTGTCAGTGAACTCACCGTGAAGACAGTCGTTTCCTCCGGTGAGGCTTTGAGGCTGCGCCACCTCCAAACCGAGCAGGGACGGGGAGGACGAGGATGAGGGCGACGAGGACGAGGAGCAAGGCGGGGATGGGGGCGGTAGGCACTGGGAGCTCTGGTTGGGCACTGCGGACTGGGAGCTCTGCGAGGGGATCTGGGCCGAACTGGAGCTGTTGTTGCTGTGCATGCTGCCCATTCCGTTTTCAGTCAGAAACTCCTCCAAGTCCATGTACTGCAGCTGGAAGAGGCCTCCATCCGCTGGCAGGGTGCGATCCCATAAGAGAGGGCCCAAGAACTGGTTGAAATTGCCCCCTCCATTACCACCGGTACTTCCTCCATTGCAT
The genomic region above belongs to Phyllopteryx taeniolatus isolate TA_2022b chromosome 6, UOR_Ptae_1.2, whole genome shotgun sequence and contains:
- the dbpb gene encoding D site albumin promoter binding protein b isoform X3 gives rise to the protein MDVDEDSMGVCSMKNTSGIGGGGSSNGCNGGSTGGNGGGNFNQFLGPLLWDRTLPADGGLFQLQYMDLEEFLTENGMGSMHSNNSSSSAQIPSQSSQSAVPNQSSQCLPPPSPPCSSSSSPSSSSSPSLLGLEVAQPQSLTGGNDCLHGSQTSMNDSCESPSSLSSSPSSSSCPPLLTPTGSGPDVVGIFDMDPSDIVLSNGPGQQNFDPRQTFSEEELKPQPMVKKARKILVPDNMKISISIHLSISCVVFFSGREVLEQKIQEQRSGKALPRRAAAQGEPNIGARRLPGARECRPATGSGRDAQGTGSVPQHPEQI
- the dbpb gene encoding D site albumin promoter binding protein b isoform X1; this encodes MSRQLTQLPTPDLPAGASPQFGSCTQPGGSLTGGHLNSMAGLKSLLQHPMKGDQRLRSPCDLKDKERSMDVDEDSMGVCSMKNTSGIGGGGSSNGCNGGSTGGNGGGNFNQFLGPLLWDRTLPADGGLFQLQYMDLEEFLTENGMGSMHSNNSSSSAQIPSQSSQSAVPNQSSQCLPPPSPPCSSSSSPSSSSSPSLLGLEVAQPQSLTGGNDCLHGSQTSMNDSCESPSSLSSSPSSSSCPPLLTPTGSGPDVVGIFDMDPSDIVLSNGPGQQNFDPRQTFSEEELKPQPMVKKARKILVPDNMKISISIHLSISCVVFFSGREVLEQKIQEQRSGKALPRRAAAQGEPNIGARRLPGARECRPATGSGRDAQGTGSVPQHPEQI
- the dbpb gene encoding D site albumin promoter binding protein b isoform X2, translating into MSRQLTQLPTPDLPAGASPQFGSCTQPGGSLTGGHLNSMAGLKSLLQHPMKGDQRLRSPCDLKDKERSMDVDEDSMGVCSMKNTSGIGGGGSSNGCNGGSTGGNGGGNFNQFLGPLLWDRTLPADGGLFQLQYMDLEEFLTENGMGSMHSNNSSSSAQIPSQSSQSAVPNQSSQCLPPPSPPCSSSSSPSSSSSPSLLGLEVAQPQSLTGGNDCLHGSQTSMNDSCESPSSLSSSPSSSSCPPLLTPTGSGPDVVGIFDMDPSDIVLSNGPGQQNFDPRQTFSEEELKPQPMVKKARKILVPDNMKDEKYWSRRYKNNEAAKRSRDARRLKENQISVRAAYLERENAALRQEVAEMRKELGRCRNILSKYENRLSDQ